One window of Sphingobium sp. HWE2-09 genomic DNA carries:
- a CDS encoding Gfo/Idh/MocA family protein — protein MTIGSRREVIGGLGAGLMLASVGSGVAAAPSRKIGYAIVGLGSYATRQIMPNFAGCDHARIVALVSGTPAKLESFGDQYGVPKTHRYSYADFNRIRDNPDIDAVYIILPNSLHAEYAIRAAKAGKHVMCEKPMATSVADCQAMIAACKTAGKKLMIGYRSRFEPYNRLAIDLARSGHVGPTRLITAEHGFPIKPGQWRLDKPLSGGGSMMDIGIYSLNAARYLTGEEPVEVSAVESTDRSDPRFRTVEDRISFLLRFPSGIVADCISSYSSGHNSYRIHGTQGWIGMDPATPYAGQSMTIRKDGVTAPRTLPPAAKTQFAGQLDHFAECILKDKTPIVPGEEGLADLRVIEAIYQSAAQGRSVRIGA, from the coding sequence ATGACGATCGGTTCGCGGCGTGAGGTAATCGGCGGTCTGGGCGCGGGCTTGATGCTGGCCTCTGTCGGCAGCGGTGTGGCGGCGGCGCCATCGCGCAAGATCGGCTATGCGATCGTTGGGCTGGGCTCCTATGCCACGCGCCAGATCATGCCGAATTTCGCCGGTTGCGACCACGCCCGGATCGTGGCGCTGGTCAGCGGCACGCCTGCCAAGCTGGAGAGCTTCGGCGACCAATATGGCGTTCCCAAGACGCATCGCTACAGCTATGCCGATTTCAATCGTATTCGCGACAATCCCGATATCGATGCCGTCTACATCATATTGCCCAACAGCCTGCACGCAGAATATGCCATTCGCGCCGCCAAGGCGGGCAAACATGTGATGTGCGAAAAGCCGATGGCGACATCGGTCGCCGATTGCCAGGCGATGATCGCGGCCTGCAAGACGGCGGGCAAAAAGCTGATGATCGGTTATCGGTCGCGCTTCGAACCGTATAACCGCCTCGCCATCGATCTGGCGCGCAGCGGGCATGTCGGCCCCACGCGGCTGATTACGGCGGAACATGGTTTTCCGATCAAGCCGGGCCAGTGGCGGCTGGACAAGCCCTTGTCCGGTGGCGGATCGATGATGGATATCGGCATCTACAGCCTGAACGCCGCGCGCTATCTGACGGGCGAGGAACCGGTCGAGGTGAGCGCGGTCGAGTCCACCGACCGGTCCGACCCGCGTTTCCGCACGGTGGAGGACCGGATCAGCTTCCTGCTGCGCTTTCCGTCCGGGATCGTGGCCGACTGTATTTCCAGTTACAGCAGCGGGCATAATAGCTATCGCATCCATGGGACGCAGGGCTGGATCGGGATGGACCCGGCGACACCCTATGCGGGCCAGAGCATGACGATCCGCAAGGATGGCGTCACCGCGCCGCGCACCCTGCCCCCGGCCGCCAAGACGCAGTTTGCCGGGCAACTCGATCATTTCGCCGAATGCATCCTGAAGGACAAGACGCCGATCGTGCCTGGCGAAGAGGGGCTGGCCGACCTGCGCGTGATCGAGGCGATCTACCAGTCCGCGGCGCAGGGCCGCAGCGTCAGGATCGGCGCTTGA
- a CDS encoding SMP-30/gluconolactonase/LRE family protein, which produces MITRRTVLASLAAMPVAAMAAGPTKVGSVTRLSPALDRIISPSAEIEIVADGFRWAEGPVWVPQGDYLLFSDPPANIVYRWRAGQGAKPFLSPAGLQTATPSGIREAGLNGLAIDKAGRLVAADSGTRAIVRIDLRTTKRTILADRFQSKRFNSPNDLCIAPSGTIYFTDPPYGFADGDAPSLREVGHNGLYALTPDGDVALLDGSHHRPNGVALSPDGRTLYLALSDETQPEVRAYRLDAKGRPIGQRLFHDMRSQRAQGMPGLPDGIKVAPDGHVFATGPGGVHIVTPDGVLLGIVGTGKAVANCCFGAGGKSLFLTSSDRLAVVPLL; this is translated from the coding sequence TTGATCACGCGCCGGACCGTGCTGGCGTCATTGGCCGCCATGCCGGTCGCGGCGATGGCCGCTGGTCCCACGAAGGTGGGTAGCGTTACGCGCCTGTCCCCGGCATTGGATCGGATCATTTCGCCATCTGCCGAGATCGAGATAGTGGCCGATGGATTCCGCTGGGCCGAAGGGCCGGTGTGGGTGCCGCAGGGCGACTATCTGCTGTTCAGCGATCCGCCCGCCAATATCGTCTATCGCTGGCGGGCGGGCCAAGGTGCGAAGCCTTTTCTGTCACCGGCCGGATTGCAGACCGCCACCCCGTCCGGCATTCGCGAGGCTGGCCTTAATGGCCTTGCCATCGACAAGGCCGGGCGTTTGGTTGCGGCAGACAGCGGCACGCGAGCGATCGTGCGGATCGACCTGCGAACGACCAAGCGCACCATCCTGGCCGACCGGTTCCAGTCCAAGCGGTTCAACAGCCCCAATGATCTATGCATCGCGCCATCGGGCACCATCTATTTCACCGATCCGCCTTATGGTTTTGCCGATGGCGATGCGCCGTCGCTGCGTGAGGTCGGCCATAACGGTCTTTATGCGCTGACGCCGGACGGCGACGTTGCGTTGCTGGATGGCAGTCATCACCGCCCCAATGGTGTGGCTTTGTCGCCTGACGGACGTACGCTGTATCTGGCCTTGTCCGACGAGACGCAGCCGGAGGTGCGCGCCTACAGGTTGGACGCCAAAGGCCGTCCCATCGGCCAGCGCCTGTTCCACGACATGCGCAGCCAGCGCGCGCAGGGGATGCCGGGGCTGCCCGACGGGATCAAGGTCGCGCCCGACGGCCATGTCTTTGCGACTGGTCCGGGCGGCGTGCATATTGTGACGCCGGACGGGGTGTTGCTGGGCATCGTCGGCACCGGCAAGGCGGTCGCCAATTGCTGCTTTGGTGCGGGCGGGAAAAGCCTGTTCCTGACATCGTCGGACAGGTTGGCGGTTGTCCCGCTTCTGTAG